The window AGCGGAGGTAGAAGCGGAGGTAGAAGCGGAGGTAGAAGCGGAGGTAGAAGCGGAGGTAGAAGCGGAGGTAGAAGCGGAGGTAGAAGCGGAGGTAGAAGCCGAGGTAGAAGCGGAGGTAGAAGCCGAGGTAGAAGCAGATACCGAAGCGGAAGTTGTCGCTGAGATTGAAACGGAAGTAGAAGTTGCAATGGATGCCCAGACAGAAGTGGAATCTGAGACAGATCTCATTGATGTGGGCCTGGAAAATCCGATCGAAACAACACACAAAACGGATTTCCTGGATGAAGAACCGGAAAAACCTCTAACAGTCTACAAAAAGGATGTTTTCTCCGTGTATCCTGCGGCTCCAGCAGAATCTCGAGGGATGGAAAAGTCAGAGGAACCGCTATCCACCGAAATCCCATCAATACCGGATTCACTCAAATACACGGTATTTGGCACGGAAGCGGTCAGGGAAGCCTTGTCCCAGGCTGAGGTGGCCTTCACCCAAGCACCGGCTCCCCTGGAGCTTGAACCACAGGAACCGGTTTTAGAACCAGAGCAATCCAACTCGTCGGTAACAGAAGTGCCAACTGTCCCGGAACCACAGAGTAAGCAGCCAAGCATTCCGGATTGGGGGCAAAACAAGTTTCAGTGTCTCAGCTTCGATGTAGGAGGAACCACCATGGCGGCTCCCTTAGATCAATTGGACAGCGTGGTGACATGTAAAGGCAAGGTTCATTTTGTTCCGGGTCAGTCTCACTGGTTTCGAGGAATGTACCGTAATCGGGGTCTTACCGTGCGTATTATTGATTTGGATCTTTTGATTAATCCCGAGGCTCAAGTTGATGAAAATATTAGATTTATAATGCTATTTGACCGGGGTCGCTGGGGTTTTGTATGTAACTCGGTGGATAGCATCTTTTCGTTGGAACCCGGCCAGGTTCGTTGGCAGCGTTCGACTCAAGTTCCTTGTATTTTGGGGACGGTGGTGGATCTGATGTGTCCCTTGCTGTGCCCGGACGAGCTGCGGCGAATGTTGGATTGATTCTTAGTGGTATGGATTGTGCAGCTTTTAAACTTGGAAATTCTTGTTCGATCTGACTTTGGTAAGGAATTATGGAAAATTCAGCGCAAAATTTTGCCGAAAACCCCATGGTCCGGTGGGTAACCTTCCACCTGGAAAATGAAAAATACGGCATAAATGTGATGCAGGTACAGGAAGTGTTGCGGGTGACGGAAATCGCACCTGTTCCCGGTGCCCCCGACTATGTTCTGGGGATTATCAATCTACGCGGTAATGTGGTCACGGTAATTGACTCGCGAAAACGTTTTGCCCTACCGGAAAAAGAGTCAGATGACGCAACTCGCATTGTGATTGTGGAAGTGGGCGAACAAGTGGTGGGGATTTTGGTTGACAGTGTTGCTGAGGTCGTGGAGCTGCGGCTGTCGGAGATTGAAACCGCACCCAATGTGGGTACGGAAGAAAGTGCCAAGTTCATCCAAGGTGTTGCCAGTGTGGATAGTGAGCTGCTCATCATTATTGATTTGAACAAGCTGCTAACTGACGAACAATGGATGGAAATGCTGGCCCTTTAGTTTTTCAAAGGCTTTAGGCGTAAGTGAGTGAAGTATGATGGAAATCGGGAAAGTAGACACAGGCTTAATCGTTCACAAAGTCGATCCTAAAATCAAACCGGATAACGAACGAAAGGAAAACAACAAACGGCAACAACCTCGAAAGAGGGATAAAGAGCCCTCAGCGGGAGTAGAGCCCTCAGCGGGAGTAGAGCCCTCAGCGGGAGTAGAGCCCTCAGCGGGAGTAGAGCCCTCAGCGGGAGTAGAGCCCTCAGCGGATAAAGCCCCTTCTGAAAACGGCGATACTCCGCACATCGATGATTATGTATAGGTGGTGATATGACAAATGTAGCTGCATCAGTACCCATTGGATTTCTGACAACCATCATGATTGTATTTTGCGTGCTATCGGTGGGCGCATTCAGTACGCTTATTTTTGTGTACTTGCGATTTCAGAAATTCGCCATGGAACAAGAGGCGGTAATCAATCGCCTTCACGATGATTTCAACGCCATGTGCGCGGCTGCAGTTGGGGTAGACAGTCACTTGGCGCGTCTGGAGGAACGAACCCGAACCCTATTACAACGCCAGGATCAACTGGAAATGCAAGAACCGGTGGGTGACAACTATCAGCACGCCATCAGTTTGGTCCGGAACGGCGCTGGTATTGACCAATTAATGAGTGATTGTGGTTTGGCTCGAGGCGAGGCTGAGTTATTGCTGTTGGCCGGTAGCATGGATCGGGTGAATTAAATCAAACAGTATTCATTACCGTCATACCAGAAAAAAAGTAATGCCAGAAAAAAAATGGTATACCCGGCGGGGCCGGGAAATTCGGGGTCCGTATCCGGAAGCGGAAATTCAACGCTTTCTGCTATTGGGAAGAATAACCCCTGAAGACAACATTAGCGTGGACCAATTCAATTGGCGCACCGTGGCGGATTTACCGCACCTGATTCCCGAAGAGCTGACACTGGACCTTAGTGTGGCGGAGAACCGCGAGCGTCTGGAAGCCCGTCGCAGAAAAGCCGATGAACGAGCAGTGGATCGACGCCAACAATATCGAGACCCCATAGCCGATCGTCGAACTGAAACCCCATCCCCCTCTCCAACAACCTTAATGGGGAAAAATTCTCCATCCCGCGAGCTGGTTATTTTCCGGTCTTTGTTTACCTTGTTACTACTGGGGGTTGGGGTGTATGCCGGCTTGGTGCTTACCGGAGCAGAGTCGCCTCAACCCGCTGATTGTTTTGTCCCTGCAGCTCCTGGTGTGAATTGGAGCTATTGTGTGATGGATTCTTTGCAATTAGATCATCGCAATTTACAGGGAATGCGCTTGGACCATGGTGTGTTCCGTAATGCGGATTTCTCCGGTGCGGATCTAAACGGAGCTGATTTGTCTCATAGCCACTTCACTGCGGTGAATTTTAATCTGGCCAATTTGAATCGGGTTCGATTGGCCGCTACTGTTTTAACCGCAGCAGATCTCTCCGGGGCAGATTTAAGAGCTGTGGATTTGTCCGGTGCCGTGTTACCGCAGGCGAATTTACGTCAGGCGGATTTGCGTGGTGCCGATCTGCGTGGGGCAATTTTGACGGGCGCGAAAATGGAATCGACTCTCCTGGATGGAGCGAAGCTGGACGGGGCAGTGTGGGTGGATAAGCGAGTCTGTGGCCCGAACTCAGTAGGAATTTGCCGGCTCATACCTGATGGTTGAAACTTAGAAAGATTCGGTCGTGTATCTGGACACCTGTATTTGTTTGGACCAGTAGTTGTCACTTAGACCGGCTTTGCGTTTTAAATGGATCCAGAATTGGCTTTTCTCAGGCAGTTGTTCCCAAACCGAGGGTAAAAATGTAGCTCGGTGACCGCCTGCCTCCAGGATTAAACCATCCTCTCCGGGATTTATTATTTCCAACAACTCTTGTTCCGAAGTAAACCGTAAGGCACAAGGCGGATTAAGGACCGAAATTTTTATGTGCAACAAGTCTCTTTCCGTTTGAGTCAGGGGAGGGAAGCGCGGATCCTTGAACGCCGCGCTGTGTGCATTATAAGCCACATCCAGAACCAAAGGTTGTCGGGCTTCCAATGTACCCATGCAACCGCGCAACTGTTGCTCGATTGTCAGGGTAACAAAACTGGCTCGGTGCTGTTGTAACGTTGGGTTGAAAGCGTTTAAATCCAGGTCGATACGGTGTTTGTGCCGCGATGCTAAACCGTAATCAATGGCGGCTGCGGCGGTGTGGAGTAAGTTTTCCCGGTCCTCTTTATCCACGATCTTTTTAACTCCACTCTATTGTGCTTCGACCACAAATGCTGCGTAACCCACCACCTCATGGCGTGGGCCGGCCGTATCACCGGAGTTTCGACAATCCACCAAAGTGGCTTTGAGCGATTTGCGTTTCAACAAGCACAGCAGTCCTTTCAGTGGAACCGCGCCGCAGGCATGTTGGGAATCAATCTTGTTTATGTCAAGGGACTCAATGGCTTGGCAAGTCACCGCATCCAACCGTTTGGCGGTTTCGTAGTCATGGTAATGGCTCAAATCAGAACTGATGACTATCAATGTTTCTTCTCCACCCCAAAGTTGCTCCAGCAGTATAGCCACTTGATCTTGAGGGCAGTCGCCCACTACGATGGGTACCAGACTGAAACGATCCAATGCCATTTGTAAAAAAGGTAAATGTACTTCAAGACTGTGTTCCAAGCTATGTGCTTGATCCATCACTTTCACAAAGGGTAGAGTCGTCGCGGATTCGATGGCCGCTTGATCCAGGGGGATGTCTCCCAGTGGTGTGGCAAACGCCGTTGCACCACTGCAAGCGCAGCCAAAAAGGGGGACGCGATGTGACGGGCCCAGCAACACCACCCGGGTAATGCTGGAGCGTACCGTCTCCAGACGTCGGTAGGCACTGGCGGCTACCGGTCCGGAATAAATATAACCGGCATGAGGGGCTATGATCGCCTTGGGAGCAACACTTTGCATCGATACCGGCTGCAACAGAGTTTGCAATGTCTGCCGTAATTGTTGCGGATCACCAGGATAAAACATGTTAGAAACAGCAGCTTGGCGTATCATCTTGGGTATCCCGGTGCATGTCGATTTTTAAGTAAGCTGTTGATGGAGAAATACTAAAAAAAGGTCGCAAAACCCATTATATTTAAAGTATAGGCAATTGTTACAACATAATGTTACAACAGGCGCGCATGCACAGTCATCACACAGTACCAACTCAATATTGGCATAAACTGGAGCAGGGGGATCGAGTCCAGTGCGATCTTTGCCCACGTTATTGCACACTCCACGAAGGCCAGCAGGGCTTGTGTTTCATTCGTGCCTGTCAAGACCAGAAAATTGTACTCACCAGCTATGGCCGCTCCAGCGGTTTTTGTGTTGACCCCATAGAAAAGAAGCCCTTAAACCATTTTTATCCCGGTACATCGGTGTTGTCATTCGGTACTGCCGGATGCAATCTCGCCTGCAAATTTTGCCAAAACTGGGACATGAGCAAATCTCGGGAAATGGATACTCTGGCAGGGACGGCCACTCCGGAGCAATTGGCACGAGCGGCACAGACACTGCGTTGTAAAAGTGTTGCTTACACGTACAACGACCCGGTTATATTTTTGGAGTACGCGGTCGATGTGGCACAAGCCTGCCATGAGGTGGGTGTTAAGTCCGTTGCCGTTTCCGCAGGTTATATTTGTGAAAAACCGCGGGAGCTTTTTTTCAAACATATGGACGCAGCTAATATTGACCTGAAAGCCTTCACTGAGCGTTTCTATTACAAACTTACCGGTGCCCACATGCAAAATGTGTTGGATACCCTGTTGTACATCAAACACCACACGCAAGTGTGGCTGGAAATCACCACCTTGTTAATACTCGGAGAAAACGACTCCGATAAAGAACTCCATGAACTTAGCAACTGGGTCCGTGAAAACCTGGGCTCGGAAGTCCCGCTGCACTTCACCGCGTTTCATCCCGACTGGAAAATGAAAGACCACCCGTCAACACCGGCCGCCACATTACTTAAAGCGCGAAACATCGCCTTGGAAAACGGCTTGCAGCATGTTTATGTGGGTAATGTCCACGCCGAGGCCGCCGACAGCACCTACTGCACAAACTGCGGCCACAAGGTCATTGGGCGGGATTGGTATGAATTGAAAGCCTGGCATCTCGACGTCAAAGGCTGTTGTGACAAGTGCGGCCATGTCCTGGCAGGACATTTTGACCCACAGCCGGGGGAGTGGGGGGCAAAGCGATTACCAGTGAGGATGGAGGATTTTGTGTAGGGGGTGCATGTTTTGTGCTCACTTGGGTGCTGAAGGTTAATTCGATGCTGGATTGGTACTTAATCAAAATTATTCCGCCCCCAAACCCAAACCCAAACCCAAACTTGATACTATCCCCCCCAACCCGGATAATCCCCCCTTAACCATCAAACCCTCTGGATACTACGTGTTTTTCGAAAAAGTCCTCAATTGCCTGCAAATCAACGACCCCCAACAAAAAACCCAAACTTGTGAGCAATTATGGCGGGAGTGGCAGTCAGGTCACTTTGGGAAGACCGATTTCCATCAACCTTTGGAACACAGCGAATATGAGGTAGGACACCCGCAAAAACCCCGCTTGGTTCATCCGCGCGAATTACCCAAGCGCAGTGTGCATACCCCACAGGGTATTGCCACCATGGTGCATGCATTTGCTCACATTGAATTCAATGCGATCAATTTGGCATTAGATGCGGTTTATCGATTTCGTGGCTTGCCCGCGCAGTATTATGATGATTGGCTCAGAATTGCTGCAGAGGAGGCTTATCATTTCAAATTACTGCAAGGAGCGTTGCATACTCGCGGATTCCATTACGGTGATTTTGATGCTCACAACGGTTTGTGGGATATGGCGATGCGTACAGCTCATGATCCTCTGGTACGCATGGCAGTGATTCCAAGGGGCTTAGAGGCTCGTGGTCTGGATGTTACTCCGGCGATTTTGGAAAAATTTCGTGCCGTGCAGGAGAATGACCTGGTGCAGATTCTGGAGATTATTTTGCGTGATGAAATCGGTCATGTACATTGCGGTACATATTGGTTCAATTACCTTTGCGAGCGAGATGGTGTGTCATCACAAGAGACCTTTGAGCGATTGGTGAGACAATACGGCAAGGAAGGGGTAAAATCCCCCTTACATCGGCAAGCCAGGATACAGGCCGGGTTTAGCGAAGCGGAGTTGCTTTTTTTGGAAGGGTTAGAAGGATTGGAATGAGTCAGCAAATACTAGAAACACAGCATAGATACAGCGGGTCCGGTTTAACTCACTGCACGGGTGCTACCTTGTTGTCGAGTGTGTTATTACTCGGTACGTTGCTACAAGGCTGCGGTACGGCAGGCACCAGGCAGGCCGAATCACCAAAGAACGAAGTGGCGGTGTTACGCTATGAGGTTCGAGAGCCTGGGCGGGATAAGGCGTATGTGAGCGAGATTTTGGTAAGCAAAACCCGAATGGTGATGTGGGAGCCGGGAAATGCCAAGGATTTCCTTATGTTTGACCGGCAAAGCCAAACCATTTACAGCGTGACATCGGATGACCAGACGGTGTTTGTCATAAAAGCCAAACCCGTGGCAGGGGAGCCGCCCATGGCACTGGAAAATGTGGAAGTCTCTCAGCCCAGTTCCGCCATGCCAAAAATACAAAATATGCCGGCCACCCACTATCGCTACGATGTCAATGGTAAACATTGCTACGATGTGGTGAGTTTACCTGAGAATTTTTTGCCTGACGTACGACAGGCGTTGGTAGAATACCGTACCGTGTTGGCAGGGGAACACGCAGCCGGTCTCGCAAACTCACCTAAAGATCAGTTGCAGGCCTGTGATTTGTCGATCAATATTTTTCATCCGGTCAAGCATTTACAGCACGGTGTTCCCATCCGGGAATGGGATCGCAAGGGCAAGCAGCGATTTATGGTGGATTTCCGTGAAAAATGGTTGGCCGATATGAGCCGCTTTGATCTGCCGCAGGGCTATCAACACTATTCGATCTATTAAAATCCTATTCGATTCGGCTGACATCAAGCCGACATGGGGACAGTCAGTAGTTCGCAGCCTAACTCATTACAGCGTAATACGCTGCCCTGGTGGTACCAGTCGCCCAGGACGATGCGTTGTACGGTTTTTGATTCGATGTGGAAACTGTGCACGCCAGGGCGATGGGTATGGCCATGGATGAGACGTGTAGCTTGGTATTGTTGCATGGTTTGCTTCACACAGTGTTGATTGACGTCCATAATGTCTTCGGTTTTATAGCGGTTCGCTTCGCTGCTTTGTTGACGCAACGATCCCGCGATTTGCAATCGTTCCTCCACCGTTTTGGATAACAACATGCGTTGAGTGTTGGGATCGCGAAACTGTTGCCGTAGTTTCATATATTCCACATCATCTATGCACATGGAATCCCCGTGCATTAACAATGTGGTTTCTCCCCAAAGCTGAATGACACTGGGGTCGTCGATA of the Gammaproteobacteria bacterium genome contains:
- a CDS encoding chemotaxis protein CheW; the protein is AEVEAEVEAEVEAEVEAEVEAEVEAEVEAEVEAEVEAEVEAEVEADTEAEVVAEIETEVEVAMDAQTEVESETDLIDVGLENPIETTHKTDFLDEEPEKPLTVYKKDVFSVYPAAPAESRGMEKSEEPLSTEIPSIPDSLKYTVFGTEAVREALSQAEVAFTQAPAPLELEPQEPVLEPEQSNSSVTEVPTVPEPQSKQPSIPDWGQNKFQCLSFDVGGTTMAAPLDQLDSVVTCKGKVHFVPGQSHWFRGMYRNRGLTVRIIDLDLLINPEAQVDENIRFIMLFDRGRWGFVCNSVDSIFSLEPGQVRWQRSTQVPCILGTVVDLMCPLLCPDELRRMLD
- a CDS encoding chemotaxis protein CheW — protein: MENSAQNFAENPMVRWVTFHLENEKYGINVMQVQEVLRVTEIAPVPGAPDYVLGIINLRGNVVTVIDSRKRFALPEKESDDATRIVIVEVGEQVVGILVDSVAEVVELRLSEIETAPNVGTEESAKFIQGVASVDSELLIIIDLNKLLTDEQWMEMLAL
- a CDS encoding DUF2802 domain-containing protein; the protein is MTNVAASVPIGFLTTIMIVFCVLSVGAFSTLIFVYLRFQKFAMEQEAVINRLHDDFNAMCAAAVGVDSHLARLEERTRTLLQRQDQLEMQEPVGDNYQHAISLVRNGAGIDQLMSDCGLARGEAELLLLAGSMDRVN
- a CDS encoding pentapeptide repeat-containing protein is translated as MPEKKWYTRRGREIRGPYPEAEIQRFLLLGRITPEDNISVDQFNWRTVADLPHLIPEELTLDLSVAENRERLEARRRKADERAVDRRQQYRDPIADRRTETPSPSPTTLMGKNSPSRELVIFRSLFTLLLLGVGVYAGLVLTGAESPQPADCFVPAAPGVNWSYCVMDSLQLDHRNLQGMRLDHGVFRNADFSGADLNGADLSHSHFTAVNFNLANLNRVRLAATVLTAADLSGADLRAVDLSGAVLPQANLRQADLRGADLRGAILTGAKMESTLLDGAKLDGAVWVDKRVCGPNSVGICRLIPDG
- the amrA gene encoding AmmeMemoRadiSam system protein A, which codes for MDKEDRENLLHTAAAAIDYGLASRHKHRIDLDLNAFNPTLQQHRASFVTLTIEQQLRGCMGTLEARQPLVLDVAYNAHSAAFKDPRFPPLTQTERDLLHIKISVLNPPCALRFTSEQELLEIINPGEDGLILEAGGHRATFLPSVWEQLPEKSQFWIHLKRKAGLSDNYWSKQIQVSRYTTESF
- the amrB gene encoding AmmeMemoRadiSam system protein B, with protein sequence MIRQAAVSNMFYPGDPQQLRQTLQTLLQPVSMQSVAPKAIIAPHAGYIYSGPVAASAYRRLETVRSSITRVVLLGPSHRVPLFGCACSGATAFATPLGDIPLDQAAIESATTLPFVKVMDQAHSLEHSLEVHLPFLQMALDRFSLVPIVVGDCPQDQVAILLEQLWGGEETLIVISSDLSHYHDYETAKRLDAVTCQAIESLDINKIDSQHACGAVPLKGLLCLLKRKSLKATLVDCRNSGDTAGPRHEVVGYAAFVVEAQ
- the amrS gene encoding AmmeMemoRadiSam system radical SAM enzyme, whose product is MHSHHTVPTQYWHKLEQGDRVQCDLCPRYCTLHEGQQGLCFIRACQDQKIVLTSYGRSSGFCVDPIEKKPLNHFYPGTSVLSFGTAGCNLACKFCQNWDMSKSREMDTLAGTATPEQLARAAQTLRCKSVAYTYNDPVIFLEYAVDVAQACHEVGVKSVAVSAGYICEKPRELFFKHMDAANIDLKAFTERFYYKLTGAHMQNVLDTLLYIKHHTQVWLEITTLLILGENDSDKELHELSNWVRENLGSEVPLHFTAFHPDWKMKDHPSTPAATLLKARNIALENGLQHVYVGNVHAEAADSTYCTNCGHKVIGRDWYELKAWHLDVKGCCDKCGHVLAGHFDPQPGEWGAKRLPVRMEDFV
- a CDS encoding ferritin-like domain-containing protein, whose translation is MVLNQNYSAPKPKPKPKLDTIPPNPDNPPLTIKPSGYYVFFEKVLNCLQINDPQQKTQTCEQLWREWQSGHFGKTDFHQPLEHSEYEVGHPQKPRLVHPRELPKRSVHTPQGIATMVHAFAHIEFNAINLALDAVYRFRGLPAQYYDDWLRIAAEEAYHFKLLQGALHTRGFHYGDFDAHNGLWDMAMRTAHDPLVRMAVIPRGLEARGLDVTPAILEKFRAVQENDLVQILEIILRDEIGHVHCGTYWFNYLCERDGVSSQETFERLVRQYGKEGVKSPLHRQARIQAGFSEAELLFLEGLEGLE
- a CDS encoding UDP-2,3-diacylglucosamine diphosphatase, whose protein sequence is MTTLFISDLHLTAKQAGTIDLFCRFLQDQAAHTEHLYILGDLFEYWIGDDYIEPGLEKVLQALNQFSALCPVDVMHGNRDFLLGSQFEKLSGCRLIDDPSVIQLWGETTLLMHGDSMCIDDVEYMKLRQQFRDPNTQRMLLSKTVEERLQIAGSLRQQSSEANRYKTEDIMDVNQHCVKQTMQQYQATRLIHGHTHRPGVHSFHIESKTVQRIVLGDWYHQGSVLRCNELGCELLTVPMSA